A window from Acidobacteriota bacterium encodes these proteins:
- the rpsP gene encoding 30S ribosomal protein S16, whose product MLAIRMTRIGSNKRPTFRVVVTEARSPRDGRVVETLGFYNPKTKPATLKVDRERLTHWLTVGAQPSSTVKSLMKKYQEPPVEAKAAAAPTAL is encoded by the coding sequence ATGTTAGCGATTCGTATGACCAGAATTGGCTCGAACAAACGACCGACGTTCCGCGTGGTCGTCACTGAGGCGCGTTCGCCCCGCGACGGCCGGGTGGTGGAGACCCTGGGGTTCTACAACCCCAAGACCAAGCCCGCCACGCTCAAGGTGGATCGTGAGCGGCTGACGCACTGGCTGACCGTCGGCGCGCAGCCAAGCAGCACGGTCAAGAGCCTGATGAAGAAGTACCAGGAGCCGCCGGTCGAGGCGAAGGCCGCGGCCGCG